In one window of Musa acuminata AAA Group cultivar baxijiao chromosome BXJ3-2, Cavendish_Baxijiao_AAA, whole genome shotgun sequence DNA:
- the LOC135631215 gene encoding uncharacterized protein LOC135631215: protein MAVSWSSAIRISLLVLLVAAVVAAFFTLPVQKILNDFLVWIKQNVGPWGPVVLAVAYIPLTILAVPASILSLGGGYLFGLLIGFFADSIGSTLGSVAAFLLGRTLGRPYVVSKLNDYPEFQAVAAAIQRSGFKIVLLLRLAPLLPFSMLNYFLAVMPIGIGEYTMASWLGMMPITLALVYVGTTFKDLADVTHRWNEVSSTHWVLMVTGLAISAILMVCVTRETHAYLDKALVENTENILIITTPPSSPPPPLPVSPESPLHLQQPLMIKMDTSNVDRVK from the exons ATGGCCGTCTCCTGGTCCTCCGCCATCAGGATctccctcctcgtcctcctcgtcgCCGCCGTCGTCGCCGCTTTCTTCACCCTCCCTGTCCAAAAG ATTTTGAACGACTTTTTGGTGTGGATAAAGCAGAATGTTGGTCCGTGGGGTCCTGTTGTGCT GGCTGTTGCATATATTCCTTTGACAATTCTAGCTGTTCCGGCATCAATACTTAGT CTTGGTGGTGGATATCTGTTTGGATTGCTGATAGGCTTTTTTGCTGATTCAATTGGATCAACACTTGGTTCTGTAGCTGCATTTTTACTTGGTAGAACG TTAGGAAGGCCTTATGTTGTCTCCAAGTTGAATGATTATCCAGAGTTTCAGGCTGTTGCTGCTGCAATTCAGAGATCTGGATTTAAG ATTGTATTGCTGCTTAGGCTTGCGCCTTTACTTCCATTTAGCATGTTGAACTACTTCCTAGCTGTGATGCCTATTGGCATCGGGGAATACACGATGGCGTCCTGGCTTGGAATGATG CCGATTACTCTTGCGCTAGTGTATGTCGGTACTACTTTCAAGGATCTAGCTGATGTGACACATAGATGGAATGAGGTTTCATCTACTCATTGG GTACTTATGGTAACTGGGCTGGCAATATCTG CTATCCTTATGGTATGTGTCACGAGAGAAACGCATGCATATTTGGATAAGGCATTGGTTGAGAATACAGAGAACATCCTAATCATCACGACTCCACCATCGTCACCTCCACCGCCACTACCGGTGTCACCCGAGTCACCCTTGCACCTACAGCAACCTCTTATGATCAAGATGGACACTTCAAATGTCGATCGCGTGAaataa